Proteins from a single region of Echeneis naucrates chromosome 14, fEcheNa1.1, whole genome shotgun sequence:
- the zc3h12b gene encoding probable ribonuclease ZC3H12B: MTTWSMVDKLKMEKRPCREENIDSSEAQHATEESEDGSSSESESEEQQRQRIQLNNSSCKKRDPLAVTKPHRQLCRSPCLDRPSFSQSSTVQDFHEDETSTRPGIKPGSEREYQTKMEFALKLGYSGDQVETVLNKLGANALINDVLAELVRLGNKVEPEIQPCSSTATLITRSPCVKEIVSPEVSVEDDSVDTFDNLRPIVIDGSNVAMSHGNKEVFSCRGIQLAVEWFREKGHKDITVFVPAWRKEQSRPDALITDQEILRKLEKEKILVFTPSRRVQGRRVVCYDDRFIVKLAYDSEGIIVSNDNYRDLQNEKPEWKKFIEERLLMYSFVNDKFMPPDDPLGRHGPSLENFLRKRPVVPEHKKQPCPYGKKCTYGHKCKYYHPERVNQPQRSVADELRAFAKLSAVKTMSEGALAKCGTGPATAKGDSNSEAKRVAPKRQSDPSIRSVACEPPEALSVARKSETNSVPSLVSALSVPTMQPVKSHAAGALNTRSASSPVPGSLQFAHSSLEHMSSVQYPPILVTNSHGASVTYSEQFPKYDSVSDHGYYSLHSDFSTMSMSSMHNVDSFCSMEHEHGVYQRNPSHCPESCLSHSNSDSFSSYGDLYPSSVDSSLEESMKGQQQPAQGRIQTFSHGFRHEALSRVQSYGPEEPKQGPRKQSGSHLAPHIQHAAVGARSSCPGDYPLTQNVLPPLSSQPTRSLGMTRMDSISDSRLYDSNPMRQRRPPLCREQHASWDPLPCGNESYGYHSYPLSNSLMPCCERVMVRSMPDKMEQIWNSPWETPSTAEHQERYIIPDHQYQTYRNLCNIFPAYVVHSVMEKNPHLTDPQQLAAVIVTKLRSCH; encoded by the exons ATGACAACATGGTCCATGGTGGACAAGCTCAAAATGGAAAAACGCCCATGCAGGGAGGAGAATATTGACTCAAGCGAGGCCCAGCATGCAACTGAGGAGTCTGAGGATGGAAGTAGCTCAGAAAGTGAGTCAGAGGAGCAGCAACGACAGAGGATTCAGCTGAACAACAGCAGCTGTAAGAAGCGGGATCCTTTGGCTGTCACAAAACCCCATCGACAGCTCTGTCGCTCACCATGCCTTGACCGGCCCAGTTTCTCCCAGAGTAGCACAGTGCAAGATTTTCATGAAGATGAGACCAGCACAAGGCCAGGGATCAAGCCTGGCAGTGAGAGGGAATATCAGACTAAAATGGAATTTGCTTTGAAATTGGGTTACTCAGGAGATCAGGTAGAGACCGTGCTTAATAAGTTGGGTGCTAATGCTTTAATTAACGATGTTCTAGCTGAGTTAGTTAGGCTTGGAAACAAAGTAGAGCCTGAAATTCAACCCTGCAGCAGTACAGCCACATTAATAACACGGTCCCCCTGCGTCAAAGAGATTGTTAGCCCAGAAGTTTCAGTGGAAGACGACTCTGTGGATACATTTGATAACCTCAGACCCATCGTCATTGATGGCTCAAATGTGGCAATGAG cCATGGAAACAAAGAAGTATTCTCTTGTCGTGGTATCCAGCTTGCTGTTGAGTGGTTTCGAGAGAAAGGACATAAAGACATCACTGTGTTTGTCCCAGCCTGGAGGAAGGAACAGTCAAGACCTGATGCCCTTATCACGG ATCAAGAAATATTACGCAAGCTGGAAAAAGAGAAGATCCTGGTTTTCACCCCATCTCGGAGAGTTCAAGGCCGAAGGGTGGTGTGCTATGATGATCGCTTCATAGTGAAGCTGGCTTATGATTCTGAAGGAATTATTGTGTCAAATGACAACTACAGGGACTTGCAAAATGAGAAGCCAGAGTGGAAGAAGTTTATAGAAGAGCGTCTCCTAATGTACTCATTTGTCAATGACAA GTTCATGCCACCAGATGATCCACTGGGAAGACATGGTCCAAGCTTAGAAAATTTCCTTCGCAAGCGCCCTGTTGTTCCAGAGCACAAAAAACAACCCTGCCCCTATG ggaaaaagtgcACATATGGACACAAGTGCAAGTACTATCACCCAGAGCGTGTCAACCAGCCACAGCGGTCAGTAGCTGATGAGCTACGAGCCTTTGCCAAATTGTCTGCAGTGAAGACAATGAGTGAGGGGGCTTTAGCTAAATGCGGTACTGGTCCAGCCACTGCAAAGGGGGACAGCAACTCTGAGGCCAAACGCGTGGCACCTAAACGTCAATCTGACCCTAGTATACGTTCAGTGGCCTGTGAGCCTCCAGAGGCACTGTCTGTTGCTAGGAAGTCTGAGACAAATTCAGTGCCTTCCCTCGTGTCTGCTCTCAGTGTGCCCACCATGCAGCCTGTCAAGAGCCATGCAGCTGGGGCCTTGAACACACGATCAGCCAGCAGCCCAGTGCCAGGTTCCTTGCAGTTTGCGCACAGTTCTCTGGAGCACATGTCTAGTGTACAGTACCCTCCTATTTTAGTTACTAATAGTCATGGCGCCTCTGTTACATATAGTGAGCAGTTCCCTAAGTATGACTCAGTCAGCGATCATGGATATTATTCACTGCACAGTGATTTTTCAACCATGAGCATGAGCAGCATGCATAATGTTGATAGTTTCTGTAGCATGGAACACGAGCATGGTGTGTATCAGAGAAATCCCAGCCACTGCCCTGAATCCTGCCTCAGCCATTCAAACAGTGACTCGTTCTCTTCTTACGGGGACCTGTATCCAAGCTCTGTGGACAGTAGCTTAGAAGAGAGCATGAaggggcagcagcagcctgcacaGGGGAGAATACAAACTTTCTCCCACGGGTTTCGTCATGAAGCACTGAGTAGGGTACAGAGTTACGGACCAGAGGAGCCCAAGCAGGGCCCCCGTAAGCAGTCTGGATCTCATCTAGCACCGCATATCCAGCATGCTGCAGTGGGAGCTAGGTCCAGCTGCCCTGGAGACTATCCCCTAACTCAGAATGTCCTGCCTCCTTTGTCCTCACAGCCCACACGGTCTCTTGGTATGACTCGTATGGACAGTATATCAGATTCAAGGCTATATGACAGTAACCCAATGAGACAGAGGCGACCTCCACTGTGCCGTGAACAGCATGCAAGCTGGGACCCGCTCCCTTGTGGTAATGAGTCCTATGGATATCATTCATATCCATTGAGTAACAGCCTGATGCCATGTTGTGAACGGGTGATGGTCCGCAGCATGCCAGACAAAATGGAACAAATCTGGAACTCGCCATGGGAGACCCCATCTACAGCTGAACACCAAGAGCGGTATATCATCCCAGACCACCAGTATCAAACTTATCGGAACCTTTGTAACATCTTTCCCGCATATGTAGTTCACTCAGTAATGGAGAAGAATCCTCATTTGACAGATCCACAACAACTTGCCGCTGTTATTGTTACAAAACTGAGGTCATGCCACTGA
- the LOC115054138 gene encoding APC membrane recruitment protein 1-like, giving the protein MASCKVDELLGDTKDSAPVSEQLSPCGPDDITAIRADTPNTTVKPQKSGKFRRTALTFFGVRKGICILPSFFGGRSKNPNKWSKKGLTKSRTHDGLSKVSHDDSLRGSYNSAGDSEYHSQRDSSGDLHSCCHNECSHSTAEQKSLTLGRQKKGLRSLFHSFKHHRNHRNFGSEKNEMVAMCSPHCKNEVPVVQDNTKQYVTECLGSEPDVPDFADVICDISISHECSDADSVAIEKAVQQQSPKSECDDQVCDDQMEEMNLMAVVSSTFQETPRGHSDPCLKVQVMSEPVLKSATPGGSSDKLNLIFGDVASLKSFDSLTGCGDIIADQEDDSITESTVSGGRSRTGGKRASCYLTYQGGGEEMASPENLDEECLQEFWENNASEEICCTCNQDNTDMTGELTCSHNMDLLNSTSVQQASAMDSSSIADVLTPQSEHQESVPNSDEGYYDSTTPGPDEGQEKDDRLRTDRLPRDSYSGDALYELFAPDESLISPHYENKSKLPTSKQCEYLSEPANVTDSAFVPEMNRLQISSELYQVHDFLDNGKTPELAQNVFGRQEISLNKNCNLNAKQQALGNKNKIDLDSFDEKGNMLASTEKRTKSINAECEKRHNSISFGSKSDPDFETFCEPKEQHIEENTPVALPYKNINSQSPDCNNDLDDGQTVCFSQALVDYTKHSQMLSNLHNSVDDLETNPAFTPNMEALPTIVTFDVVDMHNEGEYDEQIHMELEEDISSPYQEFEESYLQKDAFAEFDYQMLDLYEQNLISSTWAIASLPRHLGLTRVSQSMSNPLSLDRRSRSLDTESLELKMPGTYREERAAVFSFLQTEKDSERDSSQYYKNNVLISASEVKDSSTIMALSWQTRSEMSLSLPLTDGEICEKVQSVSQAQVKHKIFSTSSGSELSDTKSRCLCSNVSDRVSCDLMSQNTELYNRQCHLPLQSDSCLPHSTFVYPGMVGEVSDDLDDDVFCKAATNMQSYNPCGKSRPVTNREALSHTGSPLKANLSKDEMAVLSETRKPRDVACPVACSKHPESAFN; this is encoded by the coding sequence ATGGCTTCTTGCAAGGTAGATGAGCTACTGGGTGACACCAAGGATTCAGCTCCAGTCTCTGAACAGCTTTCCCCATGTGGCCCAGATGACATAACAGCGATTCGGGCAGATACGCCAAATACCACGGTGAAACCTCAGAAATCTGGAAAATTTAGGAGGACTGCTTTAACGTTTTTTGGAGTGCGTAAAGGCATCTGTATATTACCAAGTTTTTTTGGAGGAAGAAGTAAAAATCCAAACAAGTGGTCTAAGAAAGGACTCACTAAAAGCAGAACACATGACGGCCTGAGTAAGGTCAGTCATGATGACAGTCTAAGAGGAAGTTACAACTCTGCAGGAGATTCTGAATACCACAGCCAGAGGGATTCTTCTGGAGATCTCCACAGTTGCTGCCACAATGAATGTAGTCACTCCACTGCTGAACAGAAATCACTGACTCTCGGGCGACAGAAAAAGGGTTTAAGGagtctttttcacagtttcaagCATCATAGAAACCATAGAAATTTTGGATCGGAAAAAAATGAGATGGTTGCAATGTGCTCCCCTCACTGCAAGAATGAGGTGCCTGTTGTCCAGGACAACACCAAGCAGTATGTCACAGAGTGCCTGGGATCTGAACCAGATGTGCCTGATTTTGCAGATGTCATATGTGATATTTCCATCAGTCATGAATGTAGTGATGCTGATTCAGTGGCAATAGAGAAAGCGGTGCAGCAACAAAGCCCAAAGTCTGAATGTGATGATCAGGTGTGCGATGATCAAATGGAGGAAATGAATTTGATGGCTGTAGTTTCTAGTACATTTCAGGAGACTCCAAGAGGACACAGTGACCCTTGCCTCAAGGTCCAGGTGATGTCTGAACCTGTACTGAAGTCTGCAACACCTGGGGGCTCATCAGATAAGCTTAACCTGATTTTTGGAGACGTTGCATCCTTAAAGAGCTTTGATTCACTGACTGGCTGTGGGGATATCATTGCAGATCAAGAAGATGACAGCATCACAGAGAGTACTGTTTCTGGAGGAAGAAGCAGAACTGGAGGGAAGAGGGCCTCTTGTTATCTTACATATCAGGGTGGTGGTGAAGAAATGGCCTCACCTGAAAATTTGGATGAGGAATGCCTTCAAGAATTTTGGGAAAATAATGCCTCTGAAGAAATCTGCTGTACTTGCAACCAAGACAACACAGATATGACTGGCGAGCTGACGTGTTCTCATAATATGGACTTATTAAACAGTACGAGTGTACAGCAAGCCAGCGCTATGGACAGTTCTTCAATCGCTGATGTGTTAACTCCTCAAAGTGAGCATCAAGAATCAGTTCCCAATAGTGATGAGGGCTATTATGACTCAACTACCCCAGGGCCAGATGAAGGTCAAGAAAAAGATGACAGACTAAGGACAGACAGATTGCCCAGGGATAGTTACAGTGGTGATGCCCTCTACGAACTTTTTGCCCCTGATGAGAGTCTCATCAGTCCACattatgaaaacaaatcaaaactgcCAACTTCAAAACAGTGTGAATATTTAAGTGAACCAGCTAATGTGACAGATTCTGCCTTTGTTCCAGAAATGAATCGATTGCAAATCAGTTCTGAACTGTATCAGGTTCATGACTTTCTAGATAATGGTAAAACTCCAGAGTTGGCACAAAATGTCTTCGGTCGGCAGGAAATCagtttgaataaaaactgtaatttaaatgcaaaacaacaagCATTGGGAAACAAGAATAAGATAGACCTTGATTCATTTGATGAAAAGGGAAATATGCTTGCTTccacagaaaaaagaacaaaatccaTTAATGCTGAGTGTGAGAAGCGACATAACAGTATATCATTTGGAAGTAAATCTGACCCagattttgaaacattttgtgaaCCCAAAGAGCAACATATTGAAGAAAATACGCCCGTGGCTTTACCATACAAAAATATCAATTCTCAATCTCCAGATTGTAACAATGATTTGGATGATGGGCAAACTGTATGTTTCTCACAAGCACTTGTGGACTACACAAAACACTCACAGATGCTGAGTAATTTGCACAACAGTGTGGATGATTTGGAGACAAACCCTGCCTTCACTCCAAATATGGAGGCCTTACCTACCATAGTCACATTTGATGTAGTGGATATGCATAATGAGGGTGAATATGACGAGCAGATTCACATGGAATTGGAGGAGGACATTTCATCACCGTATCAGGAATTTGAAGAAAGCTACCTTCAAAAAGATGCATTTGCTGAATTTGACTATCAAATGTTAGACTTGTACGAACAGAACCTGATCAGTAGTACATGGGCAATTGCTAGTCTCCCACGGCACCTTGGCCTGACGAGAGTCAGCCAGTCCATGTCTAATCCATTGTCTCTAGACAGAAGAAGTAGGTCTCTAGACACAGAAAGCCTTGAGTTAAAGATGCCTGGAACCtacagagaggaaagagcagCGGTTTTTTCGTTTCTTCAAACTGAGAAGGACTCTGAAAGAGACTCTTCAcaatattacaaaaataatgtaCTCATATCTGCATCAGAGGTTAAAGACAGTAGCACCATTATGGCCTTATCATGGCAAACAAGGTCAGAAATGTCTTTAAGCCTTCCTTTAACTGATGGGGAAATCTGTGAAAAAGTACAGAGTGTCAGTCAAGCccaagtaaaacacaaaatattttccaccTCATCCGGCAGTGAATTGTCTGACACCAAATCCCGTTGTCTTTGCTCTAATGTGTCAGACAGAGTGTCCTGTGATTTAATGTCACAGAATACAGAGCTTTATAATAGACAGTGTCACCTTCCTTTACAATCAGATTCATGTTTACCTCATAGTACTTTTGTTTATCCTGGAATGGTGGGGGAGGTATCAGATGATCTCGACGATGATGTTTTTTGTAAAGCTGCCACTAATATGCAGTCCTATAACCCGTGTGGTAAAAGCAGACCAGTGACTAATAGGGAAGCATTATCTCACACTGGGAGTCCTTTAAAGGCAAATCTGTCAAAAGATGAAATGGCTGTCCTCAGTGAAACAAGAAAGCCCAGGGATGTAGCGTGCCCTGTAGCCTGCAGCAAACACCCTGAGTCAGCCTTCAACTGA
- the gab3 gene encoding GRB2-associated-binding protein 3 isoform X2: MSAGDVVCTGWLIKSPPEKKLKRFAWRKRWFVLRRGRMSGNPDVLEYYQNKNSKKPIRTIDLSECEVEMLNGQLRIKRDFHGKHLFVVKTSSRIFYLVAKTEEEMNSWISSISQICHFGSLEDAESSEEGFPHTPTSLQLSPDSSDQASVSSQPDSSHPLDYLFLSQCETGHVSTFRRDSFSNSEISLEQRSSDDAAKDIVPSPLCTNSSPSIPRASHSPSLFPHGRLTNPPFSAPCNSMALPSSSSSPLHHCATSVFQFDKLYSSSFEATSDRHTPPPLPPKPNHLSDQLSDEGTQKQKTMCVRHFSSYSAPFSRRTSLSSPEHFRMGDADSRLMRNRRQSLNLPCLNTTQVQSYQDESYVPMASPSPSLTTVECDGYIPMSPRALSFLNPHCYVESPTSLSPLTGQSADIAPPPIHRHLKPCMRRARPPPLDLRGLSTITECPTHLPLNRTMTETCFSVNSSLFERNLENGYIPKDEDTMELRQQFYPASDGAVHPWQRKSNLDYLSLDFNSASPSPVQKKPFLSDEYKVDYVQVDEKKTQALQNTKMEWTDVRQSKT, from the exons ATGAGTGCTGGGGATGTGGTCTGCACCGGCTGGCTCATTAAATCCCCCCCGGAGAAAAAACTAAAGAGATTT GCATGGAGGAAACGCTGGTTTGTCCTTCGCAGAGGGCGCATGAGCGGCAATCCTGATGTGCTGGAGTATTATCAAAACAAGAACTCCAAAAAGCCAATCCGTACTATTGACCTGAGTGAGTGTGAGGTCGAAATGCTCAACGGGCAACTCAGGATAAAACGAGACTTCCATGGGAAACACCTCTTTGTGGTGAAGACGTCATCTCGCATTTTTTACCTGGTGGCCAAaactgaggaggagatgaaCAGCTGGATCAGTAGCATCAGTCAGATTTGCCATTTTGGGAGCCTGGAAGATGCAG agagctcagaagAAGGCTTTCCCcacacccccacctccctccaGCTGTCACCTGACAGCTCCGACCAAGCATCTGTATCGAGCCAGCCAGATTCCAGTCATCCACTGGACTACCTCTTCCTGTCACAGTGTGAGACAGGGCATGTAAGCACTTTTAG ACGTGACAGCTTTTCCAACTCTGAGATCTCTCTGGAGCAGAGGTCCTCAGACGATGCCGCCAAGGACATTGTCCCCTCACCTCTCTGCACTAATTCCTCACCATCTATCCCTCGTGCCAGCCACAGCCCATCTCTTTTCCCCCACGGAAGGCTAACTAACCCTCCTTTCAGCGCTCCATGCAACTCCATGGCTTTACcgtcatcctcttcctctcctctacATCACTGTGCCACAAGTGTCTTCCAGTTTGATAAACTTTATTCATCATCGTTTGAGGCGACGAGTGACAGACACACGCCTCCCCCGCTGCCACCCAAGCCTAATCACCTGTCAGACCAGCTCAGTGATGAAGGGACTCAGAAGCAAAAGACAATGTGTGTCCGGCATTTCTCAAGCTACTCTGCTCCATTTTCTCGAAGGACCTCTCTGTCAAGCCCGGAGCATTTCAGAATGG GGGACGCTGATAGCAGGTTGATGAGGAACAGAAGGCAAAGCCTAAATTTG CCATGTTTAAATACCACACAAGTTCAAAGCTACCAGGATGAATCATATGTGCCCATggcttctccttctccctctcttacCACTGTTGAATGTGATGGTTACATCCCCATGAGTCCCAGAGCATTAAGTTTCCTCAACCCACACTGCTATGTTGAATCCCCCACGTCCCTTAGCCCACTCACCGGTCAATCTGCAGATATCGCGCCACCTCCAATTCATCGACATCTAAAGCCTTGCATGAGGAGAG CTCGACCGCCACCTCTTGACTTGAGAGGCCTCTCCACTATCACAGAATGTCCAACTCATCTTCCTTTGAACAGAACTATGACTGAAACCTG CTTTTCAGTGAACTCTTCACTTTTTGAAAGAAATCTTGAGAATGGATACATTCCAAAGGATGAAGACACAATG GAGTTAAGGCAGCAGTTCTATCCCGCCTCTGATGGAGCAGTTCATCCCTGGCAGAGAAAATCAAACCTTGATTATTTGTCCCTGGATTTCAACTCTGCATCACCTTCTCCTGTGCAGAAG AAGCCTTTTCTATCTGATGAATACAAAGTGGACTATGTACAGGTGGATGAGAAGAAGACTCAGGCACtacaaaacaccaaaatggAATGGACAGACGTGCGACAGTCAAAGacataa
- the gab3 gene encoding GRB2-associated-binding protein 3 isoform X1: MSAGDVVCTGWLIKSPPEKKLKRFAWRKRWFVLRRGRMSGNPDVLEYYQNKNSKKPIRTIDLSECEVEMLNGQLRIKRDFHGKHLFVVKTSSRIFYLVAKTEEEMNSWISSISQICHFGSLEDAESSEEGFPHTPTSLQLSPDSSDQASVSSQPDSSHPLDYLFLSQCETGHVSTFRRDSFSNSEISLEQRSSDDAAKDIVPSPLCTNSSPSIPRASHSPSLFPHGRLTNPPFSAPCNSMALPSSSSSPLHHCATSVFQFDKLYSSSFEATSDRHTPPPLPPKPNHLSDQLSDEGTQKQKTMCVRHFSSYSAPFSRRTSLSSPEHFRMGDADSRLMRNRRQSLNLQPCLNTTQVQSYQDESYVPMASPSPSLTTVECDGYIPMSPRALSFLNPHCYVESPTSLSPLTGQSADIAPPPIHRHLKPCMRRARPPPLDLRGLSTITECPTHLPLNRTMTETCFSVNSSLFERNLENGYIPKDEDTMELRQQFYPASDGAVHPWQRKSNLDYLSLDFNSASPSPVQKKPFLSDEYKVDYVQVDEKKTQALQNTKMEWTDVRQSKT, translated from the exons ATGAGTGCTGGGGATGTGGTCTGCACCGGCTGGCTCATTAAATCCCCCCCGGAGAAAAAACTAAAGAGATTT GCATGGAGGAAACGCTGGTTTGTCCTTCGCAGAGGGCGCATGAGCGGCAATCCTGATGTGCTGGAGTATTATCAAAACAAGAACTCCAAAAAGCCAATCCGTACTATTGACCTGAGTGAGTGTGAGGTCGAAATGCTCAACGGGCAACTCAGGATAAAACGAGACTTCCATGGGAAACACCTCTTTGTGGTGAAGACGTCATCTCGCATTTTTTACCTGGTGGCCAAaactgaggaggagatgaaCAGCTGGATCAGTAGCATCAGTCAGATTTGCCATTTTGGGAGCCTGGAAGATGCAG agagctcagaagAAGGCTTTCCCcacacccccacctccctccaGCTGTCACCTGACAGCTCCGACCAAGCATCTGTATCGAGCCAGCCAGATTCCAGTCATCCACTGGACTACCTCTTCCTGTCACAGTGTGAGACAGGGCATGTAAGCACTTTTAG ACGTGACAGCTTTTCCAACTCTGAGATCTCTCTGGAGCAGAGGTCCTCAGACGATGCCGCCAAGGACATTGTCCCCTCACCTCTCTGCACTAATTCCTCACCATCTATCCCTCGTGCCAGCCACAGCCCATCTCTTTTCCCCCACGGAAGGCTAACTAACCCTCCTTTCAGCGCTCCATGCAACTCCATGGCTTTACcgtcatcctcttcctctcctctacATCACTGTGCCACAAGTGTCTTCCAGTTTGATAAACTTTATTCATCATCGTTTGAGGCGACGAGTGACAGACACACGCCTCCCCCGCTGCCACCCAAGCCTAATCACCTGTCAGACCAGCTCAGTGATGAAGGGACTCAGAAGCAAAAGACAATGTGTGTCCGGCATTTCTCAAGCTACTCTGCTCCATTTTCTCGAAGGACCTCTCTGTCAAGCCCGGAGCATTTCAGAATGG GGGACGCTGATAGCAGGTTGATGAGGAACAGAAGGCAAAGCCTAAATTTG CAGCCATGTTTAAATACCACACAAGTTCAAAGCTACCAGGATGAATCATATGTGCCCATggcttctccttctccctctcttacCACTGTTGAATGTGATGGTTACATCCCCATGAGTCCCAGAGCATTAAGTTTCCTCAACCCACACTGCTATGTTGAATCCCCCACGTCCCTTAGCCCACTCACCGGTCAATCTGCAGATATCGCGCCACCTCCAATTCATCGACATCTAAAGCCTTGCATGAGGAGAG CTCGACCGCCACCTCTTGACTTGAGAGGCCTCTCCACTATCACAGAATGTCCAACTCATCTTCCTTTGAACAGAACTATGACTGAAACCTG CTTTTCAGTGAACTCTTCACTTTTTGAAAGAAATCTTGAGAATGGATACATTCCAAAGGATGAAGACACAATG GAGTTAAGGCAGCAGTTCTATCCCGCCTCTGATGGAGCAGTTCATCCCTGGCAGAGAAAATCAAACCTTGATTATTTGTCCCTGGATTTCAACTCTGCATCACCTTCTCCTGTGCAGAAG AAGCCTTTTCTATCTGATGAATACAAAGTGGACTATGTACAGGTGGATGAGAAGAAGACTCAGGCACtacaaaacaccaaaatggAATGGACAGACGTGCGACAGTCAAAGacataa